In Chryseobacterium gleum, a single genomic region encodes these proteins:
- a CDS encoding peptidoglycan DD-metalloendopeptidase family protein has protein sequence MKKFLNSKKNVNILLGGLLLVVFAQGVFIAKLFSERDDKTYEVNLVKINTEKDSVDYLKMKTDLTLVDQTVAQLNSFLKSKDITNEKLMMLNQDSISNSIYLSKQANRYSQYLMDLQKKLMQVPLGMPTDGYISSNFGVRKNPIPFKTVFASVRSGAPAEAKSAVAATPKPEVKAEPVEKVIELTDSYGNKREVKVMVTPKAAPVASTSAPVTSKAATGNTTTQTTVAEKNNPPAEADQMQFHKGLDIAVAYGSDVRAAAAGTVIFSGQKGGYGNCVIVSHSNGLATLYGHLSELISKVNDKVKVGQVIAKSGNTGRSTGPHLHYEVHKNNTPVNPKLFMNL, from the coding sequence ATGAAAAAATTTCTAAACAGCAAGAAGAACGTAAACATTCTCCTGGGAGGACTTTTATTAGTAGTTTTTGCACAAGGTGTCTTCATAGCAAAGCTCTTTTCTGAAAGAGATGATAAAACCTATGAAGTGAATCTTGTAAAGATAAACACTGAAAAAGACAGTGTAGATTACCTGAAAATGAAAACTGATCTTACTCTTGTAGATCAGACTGTTGCACAGCTCAACTCCTTCCTGAAATCCAAAGACATTACCAACGAAAAACTGATGATGCTTAATCAGGACAGTATTTCAAATTCTATTTATCTTTCCAAGCAGGCTAACCGATACAGCCAGTATCTGATGGATCTTCAGAAAAAACTGATGCAGGTTCCATTAGGAATGCCTACAGATGGCTATATTTCTTCTAATTTTGGCGTAAGAAAAAATCCGATTCCGTTCAAAACGGTTTTTGCTTCAGTAAGATCAGGCGCGCCAGCAGAAGCTAAATCGGCAGTTGCTGCGACTCCAAAACCTGAAGTAAAAGCTGAGCCTGTTGAAAAGGTCATAGAACTTACAGACAGCTACGGAAATAAAAGAGAAGTAAAAGTGATGGTTACTCCAAAAGCTGCTCCTGTAGCTTCAACATCAGCACCGGTAACTTCCAAAGCTGCTACGGGCAATACCACAACACAAACAACTGTTGCTGAAAAAAACAATCCACCTGCTGAAGCCGATCAGATGCAATTCCACAAAGGGCTCGATATTGCTGTGGCTTATGGTTCTGATGTAAGAGCTGCCGCTGCCGGAACTGTTATTTTCTCGGGACAGAAAGGCGGTTACGGAAACTGTGTGATTGTTTCCCATAGTAACGGATTGGCTACATTATACGGACATTTATCTGAACTTATCTCAAAAGTGAATGATAAAGTAAAAGTAGGTCAGGTCATTGCTAAATCCGGAAATACCGGACGTTCCACAGGACCTCATCTTCATTATGAAGTACACAAAAACAACACTCCGGTAAACCCGAAATTGTTTATGAATCTATAA
- a CDS encoding NAD(P)H-dependent glycerol-3-phosphate dehydrogenase, whose translation MAKKKIISESSNPKKNKKDISVGVVGSGSFATAIVKMLVENCKVVHWCVRNEFVKGAIELRGHNPTYLTAAHFNLKSLKLTTDINELVSACDVIVLATPSIYLSDTLDKMTCDYSDKIFVSAIKGIIPKVNDVVAHYLRDEFKIGFRNQAVIAGPCHAEEVAMERLSYLTIAAAEDETAEKLEGIFSSDFIKVHTSKDILGNEYSAILKNIFAIGAGIASGLGYGDNFTAVFVSNAIREMETFLEAIYEAPRDVNESAYLGDLLVTAYSLFSRNRNLGNLIGKGYTVKSAIQSMNMVAEGYYAADSIYKTAKQKNLKLPIIDTVYAILYEGKNAEKQFKKLTAKLN comes from the coding sequence ATGGCTAAAAAGAAAATTATTTCAGAATCTTCGAATCCAAAAAAGAATAAAAAGGATATTTCTGTAGGAGTTGTAGGTAGCGGAAGTTTTGCAACCGCTATTGTAAAAATGCTTGTTGAAAACTGCAAAGTAGTACACTGGTGCGTAAGAAATGAATTTGTAAAAGGAGCTATTGAGCTTCGCGGACATAACCCGACTTATCTTACGGCTGCCCATTTTAATCTTAAAAGTTTAAAGCTGACAACGGATATTAATGAACTGGTTTCTGCCTGTGACGTCATCGTTCTGGCAACTCCGTCGATCTATCTGTCTGATACACTGGATAAGATGACTTGTGATTATTCTGATAAGATCTTTGTCTCTGCAATTAAAGGGATTATCCCAAAAGTAAATGATGTGGTAGCTCATTATCTGCGGGATGAATTTAAAATCGGTTTCAGAAATCAGGCGGTTATCGCGGGACCTTGTCATGCTGAAGAGGTTGCCATGGAAAGACTTTCTTATCTTACGATTGCAGCAGCAGAAGATGAAACGGCTGAAAAGCTTGAAGGAATTTTCAGCTCAGACTTTATTAAAGTTCATACAAGCAAAGATATTTTAGGAAACGAATACAGTGCTATTCTTAAAAATATTTTTGCAATCGGAGCGGGTATTGCAAGCGGATTAGGATATGGAGATAACTTTACAGCGGTCTTTGTTTCCAATGCGATCCGTGAAATGGAAACCTTCCTTGAAGCCATTTATGAAGCACCAAGAGATGTGAATGAAAGTGCTTATCTGGGTGACCTTCTGGTAACGGCATATTCACTTTTCTCAAGAAACAGAAACCTTGGAAACCTGATTGGAAAAGGTTATACGGTAAAATCTGCCATTCAGTCTATGAACATGGTTGCGGAAGGATATTATGCTGCAGACTCCATTTATAAAACGGCAAAACAGAAAAATCTTAAGCTGCCGATTATTGATACGGTATATGCCATCCTTTATGAAGGTAAAAATGCTGAGAAGCAGTTTAAAAAACTGACGGCAAAACTGAATTAA
- the mqo gene encoding malate dehydrogenase (quinone) — MSQSLTSRTPKPKYDVVLIGGGIMSATLATLLHEFDPNLEIAIFERLGRFAKESTAAWNNAGTGHSAFCELNYTPEKPDGSIDITKAESIAEQFEISKQFWAYLITKGYIHQPKEFINSCPHMSLVFGEKDAEYLKKRHDKMTESVLFSGMEFSTDHDKLREWIPLVMSKRNQSEVMAATKMDMGTDVNFGTLTRKMGRHLLEDSNVEVFLYHEVKDIDARENGQWEMKVKDRINNHKQEVVADFVFIGAGGYALPLLDSSDIKESEGYGGFPVSGQWLVSHNQELVEKHQAKVYTQATVDAPPMSVPHLDLRIIDGKKALLFGPFAGFSTKFLKEGSYLDLPESVNTKNLRSLFGAWWHNIPLTKYLIQQVAMTKSQRMQHLREFIKDAKEEDWELKVAGQRVQIIKKDEKEGGKLEFGTEVVVNKNGTIASLLGASPGASTAVYAMLNVLEKCFPKKLHGEWKAKLLEMVPSYGQKLAENPELTHEVRNYTKEKLELEY; from the coding sequence ATGTCACAATCGCTTACAAGCAGAACACCGAAACCTAAATACGACGTTGTACTGATAGGCGGCGGAATCATGAGCGCCACTTTGGCAACGCTGCTGCATGAATTTGATCCAAATCTTGAAATTGCAATCTTCGAAAGGCTAGGAAGGTTTGCCAAAGAAAGTACAGCAGCATGGAACAACGCCGGAACAGGGCACTCCGCTTTTTGTGAGCTAAATTATACTCCGGAAAAGCCGGACGGATCTATTGATATCACTAAGGCAGAAAGCATTGCAGAACAGTTTGAAATTTCAAAGCAATTCTGGGCTTATCTGATTACCAAGGGATATATTCATCAGCCGAAAGAATTCATCAATTCATGTCCGCATATGAGTCTTGTATTCGGAGAAAAAGATGCTGAATATTTAAAAAAGCGTCACGATAAAATGACAGAATCTGTTCTGTTCTCAGGAATGGAATTTTCTACAGATCACGATAAACTGAGAGAATGGATTCCATTGGTGATGAGCAAAAGAAACCAGTCTGAGGTAATGGCTGCTACAAAAATGGATATGGGAACGGATGTAAATTTCGGAACACTGACAAGAAAGATGGGAAGACATCTCCTGGAAGATTCCAACGTAGAGGTTTTCCTGTACCATGAAGTAAAAGATATTGATGCCAGAGAGAATGGTCAATGGGAAATGAAGGTAAAAGACAGGATCAATAATCACAAACAGGAAGTGGTTGCCGACTTTGTATTCATTGGTGCCGGAGGATATGCGCTTCCGTTACTGGACAGTTCGGATATTAAAGAAAGTGAAGGATACGGAGGTTTTCCGGTTTCCGGGCAGTGGCTGGTAAGTCATAATCAGGAACTGGTAGAAAAACATCAGGCTAAAGTATATACACAGGCAACGGTAGATGCACCGCCAATGTCTGTTCCACACCTTGACCTTAGAATTATTGATGGTAAGAAAGCTCTTCTTTTCGGACCATTTGCAGGATTCTCCACCAAATTCCTTAAAGAAGGGAGTTACCTTGATCTGCCTGAAAGTGTTAACACAAAAAATCTGAGATCACTCTTCGGAGCATGGTGGCACAATATTCCTCTGACGAAATATCTTATCCAGCAGGTTGCCATGACAAAATCTCAGAGAATGCAGCATTTGCGTGAATTCATCAAAGATGCCAAAGAAGAAGACTGGGAACTAAAGGTAGCAGGACAGAGAGTTCAGATCATTAAGAAAGATGAAAAAGAAGGAGGTAAACTTGAGTTCGGAACTGAAGTAGTTGTGAACAAAAACGGAACAATCGCTTCTCTTCTGGGAGCATCTCCGGGTGCTTCTACGGCAGTTTATGCCATGCTGAATGTGCTTGAAAAATGCTTCCCGAAAAAACTTCATGGAGAATGGAAAGCAAAACTTCTGGAAATGGTTCCATCCTATGGGCAGAAACTGGCAGAAAATCCTGAGCTTACCCATGAAGTAAGAAATTATACAAAAGAAAAATTAGAATTAGAATATTAA
- a CDS encoding GMC family oxidoreductase N-terminal domain-containing protein, translating into MDRKKFIRTSALAISGFYFLQSGLLHATNRKNSLEKENSDAPIVIIGSGYGGAVSALRLCEAGKKVVMLEMGLNWEKAGIPFSNLLKPGKSSAWLKKKSIAPFMNIFSLTPFTGTLDRLDFKHINIWVGRGVGGGSLVNGGMAVTPKESYFREVFPDLDAERFYSHYFPLVREELKVNVIDEQFLKDCPYYQFTRVGEKEAHKAGFKTIRVPNVYDFKYMEKEFRNEVPRSALNTEVIYGNNYGKNSLDKTYLRKALETGNLEILDLHRVQTVKLNDDKSYTLHVRQIDTSGSVIADKVFNCKKLILSAGTMGTLQILLQSNAENGFPIHEKIGKNWGNNGNFMTGRNWVKPLSGGTGAKQSTIPVGGIDNWDDPEHQFFTEIAPLPMGMDVATALYLLINRVDKKGEVTYNKASQSLTLNWDESNTAKMKENAQYFIRKMNKANGGTRSHLLFNNGFGAEICYHPLGGCVLGEATNEYGKLRDHENLYVLDGSLIPGTIGVNPFVTITAIAEYCIENLIRQNEFNLG; encoded by the coding sequence ATGGACAGAAAAAAATTCATCAGGACAAGTGCTTTAGCCATTTCAGGCTTTTATTTTCTTCAATCCGGATTGTTGCACGCAACAAACAGAAAAAACAGTCTGGAAAAAGAAAATTCAGATGCTCCAATTGTAATCATTGGAAGCGGATATGGAGGAGCTGTTTCTGCCCTGCGTCTTTGTGAGGCCGGTAAAAAAGTAGTGATGCTGGAAATGGGTCTTAACTGGGAAAAAGCAGGAATACCTTTTTCCAATCTGCTGAAGCCTGGAAAAAGTTCTGCTTGGCTGAAAAAGAAAAGTATTGCCCCTTTTATGAATATTTTTTCTTTGACTCCTTTTACCGGAACATTGGACCGTCTGGATTTTAAACACATCAATATCTGGGTAGGAAGAGGTGTTGGCGGCGGTTCTCTTGTCAACGGCGGAATGGCTGTGACTCCTAAAGAAAGCTATTTCAGAGAAGTTTTTCCGGATCTTGATGCTGAAAGATTTTACAGCCATTACTTTCCACTGGTGCGGGAAGAACTCAAGGTAAATGTTATTGATGAACAGTTTCTGAAAGACTGTCCTTATTACCAATTCACAAGAGTAGGCGAAAAAGAGGCTCATAAAGCTGGTTTTAAAACGATTAGAGTTCCGAACGTGTATGATTTTAAGTATATGGAAAAAGAATTCCGGAATGAAGTTCCCCGTTCAGCTCTTAATACGGAAGTAATCTATGGTAACAATTACGGAAAAAACAGTCTGGATAAAACTTACCTGAGAAAAGCTCTTGAAACCGGAAATCTGGAAATTCTTGATCTTCACCGTGTCCAAACCGTCAAACTTAATGATGATAAAAGTTACACATTACATGTCCGGCAGATTGACACTTCAGGATCTGTGATTGCTGATAAAGTTTTCAATTGTAAAAAACTGATTCTTTCCGCAGGTACTATGGGAACTTTACAAATTCTGTTACAATCAAATGCAGAGAACGGATTTCCTATTCATGAAAAAATCGGGAAAAACTGGGGAAACAATGGAAACTTTATGACCGGAAGAAACTGGGTAAAACCTTTATCAGGCGGTACAGGTGCAAAACAATCCACGATTCCTGTGGGAGGAATTGATAACTGGGATGATCCCGAACATCAGTTTTTCACGGAGATAGCTCCTCTGCCTATGGGAATGGATGTTGCAACAGCTTTATATCTGCTGATCAACAGGGTTGATAAAAAGGGAGAAGTTACTTATAATAAAGCCAGCCAATCCCTGACATTGAACTGGGATGAAAGCAATACCGCTAAAATGAAAGAAAATGCCCAATACTTTATTCGTAAGATGAATAAAGCGAATGGAGGAACCAGAAGCCACTTACTTTTTAATAATGGTTTCGGAGCTGAGATCTGTTATCATCCGCTTGGAGGATGTGTATTAGGCGAAGCTACCAACGAATATGGGAAGCTAAGAGATCATGAAAATTTATATGTGCTGGATGGATCATTGATTCCAGGAACCATCGGTGTGAACCCTTTCGTCACCATTACTGCCATTGCAGAATATTGTATTGAAAACCTGATCCGGCAAAATGAATTTAACCTGGGTTAA
- a CDS encoding DUF1684 domain-containing protein, which translates to MKKYIVLFLLLPLWAFSQKTISKEEKEVQKFQKELNDEYFNPKETPLRGDNFKNFKGHPFFPFNTKYRITAKFVKSKDTKPFELPTSSGKTKTYQEYGKATFTLDGKSYTVTLYQSLALIKQEKYKDHLFLPFRDATNEKETYGGGKYMDLKIPKGDTIVLDFNKSYHPFCAYNAYDYNCPVVPEENKLPVEIRAGVMYEDIYHH; encoded by the coding sequence ATGAAAAAATATATAGTACTCTTTTTACTTCTTCCGTTATGGGCTTTTTCTCAGAAAACGATTTCAAAGGAAGAGAAAGAGGTACAGAAATTTCAGAAGGAACTTAATGATGAATATTTTAATCCAAAAGAGACCCCTCTAAGAGGTGATAATTTTAAAAATTTCAAAGGACATCCATTTTTTCCCTTTAATACCAAATACAGGATAACTGCAAAATTTGTTAAGTCAAAAGATACAAAACCCTTTGAGCTTCCTACTTCCTCGGGGAAAACAAAGACTTATCAGGAGTATGGTAAAGCAACATTTACCTTGGATGGTAAATCTTACACAGTTACGTTATACCAAAGTCTTGCTTTGATTAAACAGGAAAAATACAAAGACCATCTCTTCCTTCCTTTCCGCGACGCTACCAATGAAAAAGAGACTTACGGAGGAGGGAAATATATGGATCTGAAAATTCCGAAAGGAGACACGATTGTTCTTGATTTTAATAAATCTTATCATCCTTTCTGTGCTTATAATGCTTACGATTACAATTGTCCTGTTGTCCCGGAGGAAAATAAACTTCCTGTGGAAATCCGTGCAGGCGTAATGTATGAAGATATTTACCATCACTAA
- a CDS encoding GNAT family N-acetyltransferase codes for MIQLEFFKPEDLSALSYALDENQMRFTATVQQALQSISERDDNKAFPVTIFYNDQPAGFFVLDFGKDKFELTDNENSALLRSLSINPQMQGKGIGKAAMMKADDFAKDRFKNCDEIVLAVNQKNDSAYHIYLKAGYIYDGKTRIGRSGPQYLMYKKL; via the coding sequence ATGATACAATTAGAATTCTTTAAACCAGAGGATCTTTCTGCGTTGAGTTATGCTTTGGATGAAAATCAGATGCGTTTTACAGCGACTGTTCAGCAAGCCTTACAAAGCATCAGTGAGCGGGATGATAACAAAGCATTTCCCGTGACTATATTTTACAACGATCAGCCTGCAGGTTTCTTTGTGCTTGATTTTGGAAAAGATAAATTTGAGCTTACTGATAATGAAAACTCAGCTTTATTACGCTCCTTATCCATTAATCCCCAAATGCAGGGAAAAGGAATCGGGAAAGCAGCCATGATGAAAGCCGACGATTTTGCAAAAGATCGTTTTAAGAACTGTGATGAAATTGTACTGGCCGTCAACCAGAAAAACGATTCAGCTTATCATATTTATCTTAAGGCAGGATACATTTACGATGGCAAAACAAGAATTGGCAGAAGCGGACCTCAATATCTCATGTATAAGAAACTTTAA
- a CDS encoding glucose 1-dehydrogenase — MEISLRNQVALVTGASSGIGSGIAKSLASAGATVIVNHSSERSAEEAKAVLKEITDAGGKGMTYQCDVSKEDQVVKMFQDIVAEYQTVDILINNAGIQKDAKFTEMTMDQWNAVIGVNLTGQFLCAREAIKEFLRRGIDTSRSIACGKIIHISSVHEIIPWAGHANYASSKGAVRMLMQTLAQEYGADKIRVNSICPGAIQTPINKNAWDTPEALNSLLTLIPYNRIGQPQDIGNLAAFLASDLADYITGTSIFVDGGMTTFESFSTGG, encoded by the coding sequence ATGGAAATATCACTTCGAAATCAGGTGGCTTTGGTTACAGGAGCTTCCAGCGGAATTGGTTCCGGAATAGCAAAATCATTAGCTTCGGCAGGAGCAACGGTCATTGTCAACCATTCTTCAGAAAGATCTGCAGAGGAAGCCAAAGCTGTTTTGAAAGAAATAACAGATGCCGGTGGAAAAGGCATGACTTATCAATGTGATGTTTCAAAGGAAGATCAGGTAGTGAAAATGTTCCAGGATATAGTCGCTGAATATCAAACCGTAGATATCCTGATCAATAATGCCGGAATCCAAAAGGATGCAAAATTTACCGAAATGACGATGGATCAGTGGAACGCTGTCATAGGTGTAAACCTGACAGGCCAGTTTCTATGTGCAAGAGAAGCCATTAAAGAATTTCTAAGACGCGGAATAGATACATCCCGTTCTATCGCTTGCGGAAAGATTATCCACATCAGTTCAGTACATGAAATCATTCCATGGGCCGGACATGCCAATTACGCATCCAGTAAAGGTGCTGTAAGAATGTTGATGCAGACTCTTGCCCAGGAATATGGTGCAGATAAAATCCGTGTTAATTCTATTTGTCCCGGGGCCATTCAGACTCCGATTAACAAGAATGCCTGGGATACTCCGGAAGCGCTTAATTCACTTCTTACCCTTATTCCTTATAACCGGATCGGACAGCCGCAGGATATCGGAAATTTAGCTGCCTTCCTTGCCAGTGATCTTGCCGATTATATCACGGGAACAAGCATTTTTGTAGATGGAGGAATGACTACGTTTGAAAGTTTTTCTACAGGAGGATAG
- a CDS encoding MGH1-like glycoside hydrolase domain-containing protein, which produces MSEQQRISDISWKKWGPYVSNREWGLVREDYSENGDAWNYTNHETAEAKTYRWGEEGICGICDDLLKLVFSVGFWNKKDKMVKERFFGLTNGQGNHGEDVKEYFYYLDSTPTHSYMKMLYKYPQNAFPYEDLVKANAERGKDDPEYELIDTGIFDTNEYFDIFIEYAKESQQDILVRLTVVNKSEKEASLVILPTVWFRNTWKWGYDDYKPQLSAEDADHITVNHQDIDIKNVYAKQSLKTLFCNNETNNERLYQSSNESKYCKDGINNFVMTGNSQSVNPQNTGTKASFFIDEDFKARETKIFEFRLSDKNLRDPFKDFDILFQQRQNEADEFYAEIQKGISSDDEKLVQRQAFAGMLWNKMFYHYNVEKWLKGDPAEMPPPKSRETIRNFGWKHLNNEHIISMPDKWEYPWYATWDLAFHTISFSLIDPDFAKHQLKLFLFEWYMHPNGQLPAYEWDLSDVNPPVHAWAVFRVFKIDEYLKDKPDLEFLESAFQKLLMNFTWWVNKKDLNGNNIFEGGFLGLDNIGVFDRNSVLPNGEQLEQSDGTSWMAMFALNMMRIALELALYNKVYEEMAMKFFEHFLSIAHSLDNMGDENFSLWDEQDEFFYDAITSSDGTHMYLKLRTIVGLIPMFAVEVIDDEMIENLPNFKKRMKWVLDNKPELAALVSRWEVKGQDSKHLLSLLRGHRLKRLLNRMLNPNEFLSDYGVRALSKEYENNPYTLTLNETDYTVKYTPAESDSGLFGGNSNWRGPVWFPINFLIIDSLQRFFFYYSPDFLVEYPTGSGNYSNLDQIADALNKRLAKIFLKDENGKRPVHGQYERFQTDPDFKDYILFYEYFHGDNGRGVGASHQTGWTGLIVKILQPRFSKKVIAESETEMPEDTEKTKESKQ; this is translated from the coding sequence ATGTCAGAACAGCAGAGAATCTCAGATATTTCTTGGAAAAAATGGGGACCTTATGTAAGTAACCGGGAATGGGGCCTTGTCCGTGAAGATTACAGTGAAAACGGAGACGCCTGGAATTATACCAATCATGAAACAGCAGAAGCCAAAACATATCGTTGGGGCGAAGAAGGGATATGTGGCATCTGTGATGATCTTCTGAAGCTGGTATTTTCTGTGGGATTCTGGAATAAAAAGGATAAAATGGTCAAAGAACGGTTCTTTGGGCTGACCAACGGGCAGGGAAATCACGGTGAAGATGTAAAAGAATATTTCTACTACTTGGATTCCACACCTACACATTCTTACATGAAGATGCTGTATAAGTATCCTCAGAATGCTTTTCCTTATGAAGATCTGGTAAAAGCCAATGCGGAGAGGGGAAAAGACGATCCGGAATATGAATTGATTGATACAGGAATTTTTGATACTAATGAATATTTTGACATCTTTATTGAATATGCAAAGGAAAGCCAGCAAGATATTCTGGTAAGATTAACGGTTGTCAATAAATCTGAGAAAGAAGCTTCTCTTGTGATTTTACCGACAGTCTGGTTCAGAAATACCTGGAAATGGGGGTATGATGACTATAAGCCTCAACTGTCTGCTGAAGATGCTGACCATATTACAGTAAATCATCAAGATATTGATATTAAAAATGTGTATGCAAAACAGTCTTTAAAAACTCTGTTCTGTAACAATGAAACCAACAATGAAAGGCTTTATCAAAGTTCTAATGAATCAAAATATTGCAAAGACGGAATCAATAATTTTGTGATGACGGGAAATTCCCAGTCGGTAAATCCACAAAATACAGGTACCAAGGCTTCTTTTTTTATTGATGAAGATTTTAAAGCCAGAGAAACTAAAATATTTGAATTCAGACTGTCCGACAAAAATTTACGGGATCCATTTAAAGATTTTGATATACTTTTTCAGCAAAGGCAGAATGAAGCAGATGAATTTTACGCGGAAATTCAGAAGGGAATTTCTTCAGATGATGAAAAATTGGTACAAAGACAGGCCTTTGCGGGAATGTTGTGGAATAAAATGTTTTACCATTACAACGTGGAAAAATGGCTGAAAGGTGACCCTGCCGAAATGCCGCCACCAAAGTCCCGGGAAACAATAAGAAACTTCGGCTGGAAGCATCTTAACAACGAGCATATTATTTCCATGCCGGATAAATGGGAATATCCTTGGTATGCAACATGGGATCTTGCATTTCATACCATCAGCTTTTCACTGATAGATCCGGATTTTGCCAAACATCAGCTTAAGCTTTTCCTGTTTGAATGGTATATGCATCCCAACGGGCAGCTTCCTGCTTACGAATGGGACTTGAGTGATGTGAATCCTCCTGTACACGCCTGGGCGGTCTTCAGGGTATTTAAAATTGATGAATATTTAAAAGATAAGCCCGACCTGGAATTTCTGGAAAGTGCTTTCCAGAAACTGTTGATGAATTTTACCTGGTGGGTTAACAAAAAAGACCTTAATGGGAATAATATTTTTGAAGGCGGATTTCTGGGACTTGATAATATTGGTGTTTTCGACAGAAATTCTGTTTTGCCCAATGGAGAACAGCTGGAGCAATCGGATGGAACAAGCTGGATGGCTATGTTTGCTCTGAATATGATGAGAATTGCCCTTGAACTTGCTCTTTACAATAAAGTATACGAGGAAATGGCAATGAAATTCTTTGAACATTTCCTGTCGATTGCCCACTCATTGGATAATATGGGGGATGAGAATTTCAGTCTTTGGGATGAGCAGGATGAATTTTTCTATGATGCAATTACTTCCAGTGACGGAACTCATATGTATCTGAAATTAAGAACTATCGTCGGGCTGATCCCGATGTTTGCCGTTGAGGTCATCGATGATGAAATGATTGAAAACCTTCCCAATTTCAAGAAAAGAATGAAATGGGTACTGGATAATAAGCCTGAACTGGCAGCACTGGTCTCAAGATGGGAGGTCAAAGGGCAGGATTCCAAACACCTTTTATCATTACTTCGTGGCCACCGTCTGAAAAGACTTTTAAACCGGATGCTGAACCCGAATGAATTTTTGAGTGATTATGGAGTAAGAGCTTTATCAAAAGAATATGAAAATAATCCTTATACCTTAACTCTGAATGAAACGGATTATACCGTAAAATATACTCCTGCAGAAAGTGATAGCGGGCTGTTTGGTGGAAACAGCAACTGGCGGGGCCCTGTATGGTTTCCAATTAATTTCCTGATTATCGATAGCCTTCAGCGTTTTTTCTTCTATTATAGTCCTGATTTTTTAGTCGAATATCCTACCGGAAGCGGTAATTATTCAAACCTTGATCAGATTGCAGATGCACTAAACAAGAGGCTTGCTAAGATATTTTTAAAAGATGAAAACGGGAAAAGGCCGGTTCACGGTCAGTATGAAAGATTTCAGACCGATCCTGATTTTAAAGATTATATCCTTTTCTATGAATATTTTCATGGAGATAACGGCCGTGGAGTAGGAGCTTCCCATCAGACAGGATGGACGGGGCTTATTGTCAAGATTCTGCAGCCGAGATTTTCCAAAAAGGTAATTGCAGAATCGGAAACTGAAATGCCTGAGGATACTGAAAAAACAAAAGAAAGCAAACAGTAG
- the recO gene encoding DNA repair protein RecO, producing the protein MNSQNGFLLSFIKYGENDAVLHCFTEEEGFQSYFLKGIYAKRNKKKALLQPLSQLNFSVNPSRGNGIPSVSKFELVKNNDIYTDIKVNTVIFFISDFLSHILKYENKNIPIYSGIDDFVSELTNKNYQAHLLFLLAILKIQGVAPLLSEGKFLDPETGTFSTGICHQLFNEEISTLWKEALCAEDFYTTKIHSSLRKDFLDSLLVYYHYHITDFKTPASLEIIQQIFE; encoded by the coding sequence ATGAATTCACAAAACGGATTTTTACTTTCATTTATAAAATACGGAGAAAACGATGCTGTACTGCATTGTTTTACAGAAGAAGAGGGTTTTCAAAGCTATTTCCTCAAAGGAATTTATGCTAAAAGGAATAAGAAAAAGGCTCTGCTTCAGCCGCTGAGCCAGCTCAATTTTTCTGTCAATCCATCACGGGGTAACGGAATCCCGTCTGTTTCAAAGTTTGAACTGGTAAAGAACAATGACATTTATACAGATATAAAGGTCAATACTGTCATTTTCTTTATTTCGGATTTTCTGAGTCATATTCTTAAATATGAGAATAAAAATATTCCGATCTATTCCGGTATAGATGATTTTGTAAGTGAACTGACCAACAAAAATTATCAGGCACACCTGCTTTTTTTACTGGCTATTTTAAAAATACAAGGTGTTGCCCCATTATTAAGTGAGGGAAAATTTTTAGATCCTGAAACGGGAACTTTTTCTACGGGAATATGCCATCAGCTGTTCAATGAGGAAATTTCTACGCTATGGAAAGAAGCGCTTTGTGCAGAAGATTTTTATACCACAAAAATCCATTCTTCATTAAGGAAAGATTTTCTGGACAGTCTTTTAGTGTATTATCACTATCATATCACCGATTTCAAAACTCCTGCCTCACTGGAAATTATCCAGCAGATATTTGAGTAG